The Rattus rattus isolate New Zealand chromosome 1, Rrattus_CSIRO_v1, whole genome shotgun sequence genome includes a region encoding these proteins:
- the LOC116889955 gene encoding olfactory receptor 6C75: MSSEAETIMRNSTAVTNFILLGLTNDPRWQFVVFTFLLVTYMLSVTGNLIIIILTLSDAHLMTPMYFFLRNFSLLEISFTSVCIPRFLVTIVTGDRTISYNGCVAQLFFFIFLGVTEFYLLAAMSYDRYVAICKPLHYTTIMSNRVCNLLVFSSWFAGFLIIFPPIILLLQLDFCASNIIDHFICDSSPILQLSCSNSHFLELMAFLLAVITLMVTLTLIILSYTNIIRTILRIPSTNQRKKAFSTCSSHMIVVSLSYGSCIFMYIKPSARERVTLNKGVAVLNTSVAPLLNPFIYTLRNQQVKQAFKTMTQRILFSSKKFT; this comes from the coding sequence ATGTCTTCAGAAGCAGAGACTATTATGAGAAATTCCACAGCAGTGAccaattttattcttcttggaCTGACAAATGATCCACGGTGGCAGTTTGTGGTTTTCACATTTCTTCTTGTTACCTACATGTTAAGTGTGACTGGGAACCTCATCATTATCATCCTCACACTTTCAGATGCCCATCTGATGACACCAATGTATTTCTTCCTTCGTAATTTCTCACTCTTAGAAATATCATTCACATCAGTCTGCATCCCTAGGTTCCTTGTCACTATTGTGACAGGAGACAGAACTATTTCCTACAATGGTTGTGTGGCTCAgctattctttttcattttcttgggaGTGACAGAATTTTACCTTCTGGCTGCCATGTCATATGACcgttatgtggccatctgcaaaccTCTTCACTACACAACAATCATGAGCAACCGTGTGTGCAATCTTCTTGTCTTTAGCTCATGGTTTGCAGGATTCCTGATTATCTTTCCACCAATTATCCTTCTGCTACAGTTAGACTTCTGTGCCTCAAACATAATTGATCACTTTATCTGTGACTCTTCTCCAATTTTGCAGCTTTCTTGTTCAAATTCTCACTTTCTAGAACTCATGGCATTTCTGTTAGCTGTAATAACACTCATGGTCACCTTGACATTAATTATTCTTTCCTATACAAATATTATCCGAACAATTCTGAGAATTCCTTCTacaaatcaaaggaaaaaggCCTTTTCAACCTGTTCCTCTCATATGATAGTTGTCTCCCTCTCTTATGGCAGCTGCATCTTCATGTACATTAAGCCTTCTGCAAGGGAGAGGGTGACTTTAAACAAAGGAGTAGCTGTGCTCAACACTTCAGTGGCTCCTCTCCTGAACCCCTTCATCTATACACTGAGGAACCAGCAAGTAAAACAAGCCTTCAAAACTATGACTCAGAGGATACTGTTTTCCTCAAAGAAATTTACATGA